From Apus apus isolate bApuApu2 chromosome 13, bApuApu2.pri.cur, whole genome shotgun sequence, a single genomic window includes:
- the LOC127390143 gene encoding rho GTPase-activating protein 24-like has translation MGHIPVDNSTSSAPSSASAAEPTSPQHHLAQLRVLMSRQKAEYESKIASLEQRNRELQLEIKDMHSKLGQQRRWHRLAEMKMQNAERAKEDAERRNEMLQKEMEEFFETFGEINRWK, from the exons ATGGGCCACATCCCAGTGGACAACAGCACCAGCTCCGCTCCCTCCAGTGCCTCGGCAGCAGAACCAACCTCCCCCCAGCACCACCTGGCCCAGCTGAGGGTGCTGATGTCCCGGCAGAAGGCAGAGTATGAATCCAAAATTGCAAG CTTGGAGCAGAGGAACAGGGAACTGCAGCTGGAGATTAAGGACATGCATTCGAAACTGGGACAGCAGAGAAGGTGGCACAGGCTGGCAGagatgaaaatgcaaaatgcagagagagcaaaggaagatgcagagaggagaaatgaaatgctccaaaaagaaatggaagagttTTTTGAAACCTTTGGGGAAATTAACAGATGGAAATAA